One Melospiza melodia melodia isolate bMelMel2 chromosome 1, bMelMel2.pri, whole genome shotgun sequence genomic window carries:
- the LOC134430726 gene encoding ly6/PLAUR domain-containing protein 2-like, producing MKVFLFLLLAAVTCMDLGHSLQCYTCKELTPVQECLKIENCTETETICKTTIYSLEDVYPHTGVSTVTKMCSSVCEPSDVDGIGMTHPVTCCFSDLCNVDDAASTLGISVVPVGILASSLCAFFWTRL from the exons ATGAAGGTGTTTCTGTTTCTGCTGTTGGCTGCTGTCACTTGCATGGATTTGG GACACTCCTTGCAGTGTTACACGTGCAAGGAATTGACCCCAGTTCAGGAGTGCTTGAAAATTGAGAACTGCACAGAGACTGAGACCATATGCAAGACTACAATCTATTCCCTGGAGGATG TTTATCCCCACACGGGAGTCTCGACTGTCACCAAGATGTGCTCCTCTGTCTGTGAGCCCTCTGACGTGGATGGCATCGGGATGACACATCCTGTCACCTGCTGTTTCTCTGACCTGTGCAACGTCGATGATGCGGCATCGACGTTGGGGATCAGTGTTGTGCCAGTTGGGATCCTGGCAAGTTCCCTCTGTGCCTTTTTCTGGACTAGACTGtga
- the LY6E gene encoding lymphocyte antigen 6E — translation MKALLLAVLAAVLCVERAHTLVCFSCSDASSNWACLTPVQCGENENHCVTTYVGVGLGGKSGQSISKGCSPICPSAGINLGIAAASVYCCDSFLCNISGSSSVRASSTLLALGILISFIYVLWARQ, via the exons ATGAAGGCGCTCCTGCTCGCTGTGCTGGCCGCGGTGCTGTGCGTGGAGAGAG CCCACACGCTTGTCTGCTTTTCCTGCTCGGATGCCTCCTCCAACTGGGCCTGCCTGACGCCTGTCCAGTGTGGAGAGAATGAAAACCACTGTGTGACGACGTACGTCGGAGTGGGACTCG GCGGCAAATCCGGCCAGTCCATCTCCAAGGGATGctctcccatctgccccagcGCCGGGATCAACCTGGGAATTGCGGCCGCCTCCGTTTACTGCTGCGACTCCTTCCTCTGCAACATCAGCGGTTCCAGCAGCGTCCGAGCCAGCTCCACCCTCCTGGCCTTGGGAATCCTCATCAGCTTCATCTACGTCCTCTGGGCTCGCCAGTGA
- the LOC134428395 gene encoding lymphocyte antigen 6E-like — MRTPLVTLLAAVLCVEQVYPFMCYTCQEQESNKDCLTISMCAKEDKHCVTIRKDVGTKPNKPKYVISKMCSPTCPETGQQQIQSSQNVSCCEKPLCNVNGVSSRQSSHGMMSLGVLASVTYIFTYGL; from the exons ATGAGGACTCCTCTGGTCACCTTGctggctgctgtgctctgtgtggaacaag tTTATCCATTCATGTGCTACACCTGCCAAGAACAGGAGTCCAACAAGGACTGTTTGACCATTTCCATGTGTGCCAAGGAGGACAAACACTGTGTGACCATCCGGAAGGATGTCGGGACAA AGCCCAACAAGCCTAAATACGTCATCTCCAAGATGTGTTCTCCAACGTGTCCAGAAACAGGCCAGCAACAAATCCAAAGCTCCCAGAATGTTTCCTGCTGTGAGAAACCCCTGTGCAATGTGAATGGAGTCAGCAGCAGGCAAAGCAGCCACGGAATGATGTCCCTGGGTGTCCTGGCCAGCGTCACTTACATCTTTACATATGGATTGTGA